The sequence CTATGTGGTATTTTGGCACCTTTGACAAATTGTTGGTTTGAATTCGAGCAGCACCGTGCACGCCGCTTTGTCCTGATGCTGACTGGAAACTAAAACAAGTGTAGCAAGATACAAACGCGAGGCTTCACGCACAATAAACTGCCAGAAATtagaaatttgtttttcctgagcTAACGCGCTGTTTGCCAGccacagcgtgtgtgtgcagaaggAATCATGCTAGCAAGCTACAGCAACACTAGCTAATATCCctgggaaaaaatgcaaatgcactGAGAAAAGCGAACATTTAACATACTCACGTATGAAATACATTAAGACATATCTCTCCTCAATTTGCGATTTGAAGACCTAACATTACAGATGCTATTTTATGTCAAGTAAACCTCCCGAAACGAGCTCCTTGTTTCTTGCGTCGCTACTTCCTCCTGTCAAAAACAGAGCCCAGAAAATATGAcgttgaccaatcagatcagtTCTATGTGTTAATGGCGGTTTGCACCAATCAGAGAGAGACGAAGtggcttttattttcacatcacaAACAGATCAATGTTTAAACTGAACACATACAACTTGTTTggggatacacacacacatctacacacacacaccattgcAAATACTTCAGTCTGATGGAATGGTGCAGCCATACAAACTTGGACTCTTGGGTCTGAGAATTGGACTCAGTGTAAACATCATATACTTTCCAGGAGGAGCTCTAACAAGCTCGTCACACCAAATATGGACTGATTTGggttttttctctttacttgtATCAAGTTcattgataaataaaaactattcatggCATTGTTTTAAGAGAATCCCCACTTTATTTTTAGTGCCTGTTGCACAGCGCTGTTTAACACTATCAAGTTGTgtgaaataagaagattttaacAACCTTAAAGCAACACAGAGTGGAAAACTGGATCTAGTTATATAACATGTCTATGTTGGTGTGTACTGTGGTATTCCTGTATTAGATTTAAAAGTGGTGGGGGTGATGAGTGTCTGTAGGAAACTTCTTGGATGCTTCTGAATTGAAGGAAGCCATGAAGTGGGGAGGGCACAGGGAGCTGCTGGACTACATTGGTCCTCATCAGTAGATCTGGTCCCAACACTGCCCTAACCTTCAGTCGGCAGAGGTGAGAAAGACAGGGAATGGAGTctagagacaggagagaggataAAAATAGTTACCACACAAAGTTTACTTCAGATTAGTAGAAGCAAATTTGCAGTATATATTATGTCACTGTACCAAAATCTTGACATGGCTCGCAGGTCTTTGTGACTCGTCTTTGATccagaatatgttttaaagGGGCAGCCAGGGTTGACCAGTTTACAAACTCTAGCAGGTAATTCAACACATCACTATCTGCCTGTTCCAACCTAGAAAGTataaaggacagagaaacactgatgaaGAGCTGCCTCTATTAACTGACCAAAAAAGTGCAAAAGTGAGAAGAGAGCTTTACATGTGAGCCTGAAGCAGTAGAGAAGGCTCCAATCCCGCcttcagaagcagaggaagccaGCAGGCAGCAAAATGTACTTGGTCTAGTgccacacagagcagctcccTTAGTTCCTGCAGCTTCAACACAGTTTTCCCATGATGATGTGGTACAGAACAGTCCTTGATCAAAGTGTCTGGTCGAGGGATCCATCTGTGCTCAAGTATCAGCTGCAGCAAGTCTGTTTTGTCAGTGGCCAAGGCATAAATCCAGTTCTCCTCGGTCACAGTTGCTCCTGCAGCTACCAGCAACCTCACTGATTCACTGAAAGAGATTTCAATCATAATCAATCGCACACACATCATGTTTTGCATATGTTGATGGAGTGTGTATCatcaaaatcagttttttttttttgtttttgtttttttttaccaacctGAATGGTTTGTTGGTTGTATGACACAAGGCGAGAGAGAGTGGTGAACGGAGGcccagggtgtgtgtgcagtcttGGGCATCTGGGCTAAAACCTTCCTTTAAGAGCAGTTCGACACATTTGCTCTGACGGCTGTATATTGCCACGTACAGTGGACTCACCATGCCATCAATGTGGCCACAATCACAGTCTGTTACAGCAATCAGCCTCCTGAGGACACTGGATGAATAGAATGACAGTTTCTGGTAAGAAATATGAGTACAGTTGTTTACAGCATCTCTAAACAGTACAATATGAAtcaagtcatttatcaagaaaaaatgtaaaatattttcctttgaCAGACTCATCAATGATGAAAAGAGTCATTAGTTGTGGCCCTAATGACGATGCACTAAACCTGTGACTGAGCCCAGCTGCCCTGGGAGAATGACTGTACAAGGTTCTACCTGTACCCAGTGACTGTTTCAAGATGATGAACAGGATTGAAAAGCACAAAAATTTTCTGACATACAGAATTGTATAGTTTGCAGAATACTGTTTCTCtgatctttctttttccctcttcaaGTTTTCTATGAAGATAATAACAATTCATCTTTAGTTCAACAGTTGACAACCCAGTGACAAATgcaacacattgtgagagatcAAAGGCAGACACTGCTTCTTATTAAGGGTTTTACCCCAAAATCCTGCCCAACGATGCCTCAATAAAAGTTATAATTCAGTACCCAATGTGGccaaactcagcagcagcatgaatgGGAAGCTGGGGCCAGTCATTACTGCAGTTTATGTTAGGATCTGCCCCATGGTCCACCAAGAAATCCACACACGCCTGGTGGCCCTCTTGAGAGGCAATCAGCAGTGGTGTGGCCAAATCAGCTGCCTGGATGTTCACATTGGCACCTAaagtgaaaaccaaaacaaacacaattcatcaagagagtgaaaagaagaagcagagagtaGCTGAGACACAAGAAAATTCTCTGCTCAACAGTAAATTGAAACATACTTTAGCTATGAACAAATGTGCACATACATGAAGgtataaagaaaaacagttatTTACCAGCATTAACAAGGATTTCTAGGcattcctgctgtccatactgtgCAGCCACAAAGAGAGGGGAGATCTTGTGGTCATCTAGTGCCTCCAGGTTGCACACATTAACGAGTATCCGCACAATTTCACTGTAACCCTTAAAGAGTTAAAGAGTATGTTTATTAATAGGTCAGTTGCACCACACAGagttgggtgtgtgtttgtgaatttcATTACCTTATAAACAGCTTGATGGAGGCAGGTCCACCAAGATGAGGTGTGTTTTCTATTGACCTCTGCACCTTTACTAACCAGCAGTTCCACAATTTCCTTGTGCCCACCATCTACAGCTGTTGGAAATTAGCAGCTGATAAATACTGCAGATAGAATTCACTCAAATTTACCTTTATTATCCAaaagagaaaattaatttggtcAGAGTTGCATCCAGGggtgaaaacagcaaaaagtaaCAGCACAGAAAATACACATCACACCAATCTGATAATAATAAGTGTTACCTGCATACAGAGGACAGGACAAGTCATTAGTTAGCTGATCAATGTTAGCATGTGCCTTCAGGAGAAGTCGGACCACTGCCAGGTGTCCACGCTGTGCTGCCAGGTAACATGCAGATTCCCCCTCATGTGTCAAAGTGTTCACATAGGCACGGCAGCCATGGGAAGATCCTGCTGCTTACGgtcagagaaggaaaaacaaaagctgtgtcTTAACTTCAAGGCATATTTGACTTTGAATAAATTATTTAGTTGATCATTAGAAATTTATTTGATGACAATTTTGATAAGTGATAactaactttttaaaattaagtACATTTAGGTTTTAGACTGTTAATTGCACAAAACAAGCACTTGGAGTTTTTGAGcaattttcactattttatagATTAAGTGACCAtttgaaaacaatcaacaaactgactgacaatgaaaaaaaacattattgaCATTTAAGACTTATAAGTCAGCAATGATGAACAATGAGAAATGTTCCAGTTGTGTGGTTTGTCACCTTTTGCCACGATAAAAGAAAGAGAACTACAACCCTGACTTATACGAGGCCTTTTTCTTACCGCCGGCAGCAGACAAAAGTTCCTGCACGCACTCGGTGCTGCCAGCGGCTGCTGCCTCATGCAGGGCGTTCCAGCCGCGGTTGTCCCGACAGTCCACACTAAAGCCTCTCCTTATCAGCCTCCTCACCCGCTTCCTGCTGCCTGAacgagctgcagcagcaacccTAGAAACGGTTCCTCCGTAGCACTCTGTGAAGTCCATCCCCTGCACCAGAAAGAGTTGTTATGCCATAATCTGTCTCCCAGTTAGCGAATAAAATAGAAGATAAATCCTTTCActgaaacatcaaaacacaacttTAGCCACGTAGCTAACGTTGTTTACGAATCACGATTTAGCTCGTTTATCACAATTCACAATACTGTGAAACTTTGGTAATGTTTTTACACAACACCACATACCGTTCTGATTAAAAATGGCACGACAAGTTATTTGTTTAACTCTCACAACAGTGCTCCGGTGacaacacctgaaccaacattTCAAAAGTCGCTGCTTAATAGCGTCACACCACAACAACGCGTCACGCGTAGCGACACAGCAGCTGTAGTTCGGTGCGCTGGATTTAGCGCTAGCGACATAATTCCAGTTAGAAATTCACCGTTTAGTCACCGTTTGTACCTGCGAGACAAGTTAAATCGATCGTTTTTCAATGGGTCTTAAGAAATGTGATGAATAAAATTCAGCAACCTGTGACAAACAAGCTAATCAACGGTTTCAGCTGAAGTTATCTCAAGGTAAATGTAAACAGTAGTGAAATGGCTTAATATTAGCGACTACGTTGTTTATTGACAGTTAATGCTGTTGTAGTAAAGGCTTGATTTATATCTAAATATAATGAATACTATCTGGAAATAAAGAACGCTGGTCAAAACTTTCCAGTATCATACACGTCAAATGCTATTTCTCATGTTCTGCATAAATTAGAAAAGGTTTTGTAAAAACAAGCATCTCCACAAAATATGTAAACCGGAAATTAAACCTCTTGACACAGTTATAATGGTTAAGCTTAAggttcatttgtttaaaaaaaaaaaaaaaaaacgtcagaACTTGTGTCCTGGTTTGTTTCTAAAACTGTCTCGGTGTCTGCTAACTTCTGTCCTGTCTTTATTCATCCTTGTCTTAAAACTTCTACTTTTGCTGTAAATTGTCTCCTGATTATTCTTATTCATTCTTGTCTTCTAAGCTGTTTCCTACCTTGTGTCCTAGCTTGTCTCCCAGTAGGTTACAGTCCCTGTGACCTAGGCAGAATCATGGTGGACATCGCTGTAAAGAGCGGAGCTGCTTGGGTCTGTCCTGCTCAGGGACATCACCTGGCTGATATCCTGCTGCCTGTTCACCTCAGTAATGAAGACGATTATGAAGAGGAGCTGGGTCAGTCAGGGGGAGATGAGAAAAACCGGTAAGAGGTTTTTACCTCACTAGCGTATGTGAAAGCAATGAGTGAAGAAATGAGTGTGaacacatcagaaaaaaaaacagatttttttgttttaatgccaAATACTTATGTAAAAATTTAGATTGCTTTGACTAGCATTGTTTGAGGGAAATTTCCATGCATGTCACACAAATGCTtagttcactgtgtgtgtgtgtgtaacaaccAAATGTAACCACCATTTCTACTAATGCGAAGGGCAAAGATGACTGATACGTGGATTTCCTAGTTTTTGAGTGAACTGCACCTTACGCACCAATCTTTCTCTGTCAGGTGTAGCCCGGTGCTGTTggagcagacagaggaagggtCTCCCTGTGTCCTGACAGTCCACTGCAGTCCCAGCTCCCCTGCTGCCATCACCCGTCTGCTGGTCATCAGCGAGGCTCGAACCATGGAGCTGTATAACCAGACAGGAGAATACTGTGGCACGGTACGGGGGAAGAGGGACGACAACATCCAACCAGACGggtatatacacatatatttatCATCACTTGAGCTGCAGTTGTAGTGGTAGTAGTTacgttttttaaatttacacaaaAGAAGCTTTCAGTTCATTAGGTGTTAATGAGTTTTAAGTGTCAGTCGTCAGCATAGTTAGTTCTGACTGTAATTTTAGTAtcatattttaattaatttaaatagaGTTAGGTTTAGGATTTGGGTAATTCCATACCAACTCACGTAGGGCCTCCCAGTTCATGTCATGgattttcttgaaaaatgaaaacctcctctgttttctgctcaCAGTGAAGACAGAGGGCCTTTCTATAGGAAACAGCTGGTCCTGGAACACCCATCATCTGCCTGTGAAGTGAAGGTGAGTTATattcagggtcagaggtcagttttaacacagagagcaggagtaATGTCAATGTGCTGTCTTAGCTTTGGACATTTATTGGAGACTCTTGTATCTTTCATCTGGTTGTAAATGATGAGTTTAGTTTAACAGTATGggtctgtctccctctggtcGGTCTCCCAGCTACTCTCCCTGGCTGGTAAAAGCAGTGTCTTGGTTTGTCGAGTCATCGTGGGTCTTCAACCATTGCAGCCCAGCCCTGTCTGTGGCCCTGGCATTGACATGCAGCAGGTGCAGTGTCTGGTTGAAGAGATGGGAAAGAGCCTCTCACCAGGAGCCCAGAACCTCATGGACATGGTCCAGTTCCAGCAAAAGGTAGGGGTGAAGGAGCAGGGTGTTATTTATTGCCTTTATCAAACTCTGGAGGTGTTTAGGAaaaattacaacaacaacataagTTAAATGACTATACTGATGGATTACAAATATTTCACTTCACTGCTGATTGTCTTCTAAAGGGTGACATTTCCACTACTTATCAAAATACAGGTAGCATTTGgtttcaggtgttttcagtttgcaATGAAAATCAACTTGTGCTACTTTTAACTTGCAAGCAGGGCCTGTTTTACAATCTCTCCTTCTTAATCTTCAAGAACGCCTTGACATTTGAGCCGTGGGAATGACCTGCTGAGAGTTTGTCCTCTGGATCTGATTTTCTGGCAGTGAAGCTAATTAATGTAATGCTTTTCTGCATCCAGCCCAAATCCTGGATAATGGAGTGTCCTGGCAACATCAAAAAGTGTTGTTTGAAGACGACCTGAACACGAACTTCCAGCTTCATTTTGTATCTGTTGTACAGAGATGAACCCAAAGTGAAGTTGGGTGTTTCTTTCCAGAACCAGACCAGCTCTCTGGGTGGTTTCCTGCCTCTCCTGATGGGCAGTGGAGCTTTCTCTGTCCTGGCTCGAGGAGCAAACGTCTCCGCAGCTGCTGTCAGCAACCGAACCCAGTCTGCAGAATCCACGGTATCGGTATTACCTGTGCTGTTGTTTGCTCTCCTCCCACAGAAGAGTATGATCCCTCAGTTACACATGGTGTTGATTGGAGTGTGGAGTTGAGCTGCCGACAACAAGATAGAGAAAGCAGCAATTTTATAGTACAACTGCAAAAGATCAGCACTTTAAACTAAAACTCTTCATAGGTCATTATGATTAATTATAGCACAACACCAACAGATTAACCCATAATTTACCTAACAGGGCAGTTACTGAACAGCAGCCCAGATTTGCAGCCAAAGTTGTACCAGTGTGATTGTTTGTTTAGATATATATTGGATAGTTTCAGAGagtcttgtttctgtgtttagcCTCCAGTGGACTTCACCAGCCCTGCAGACGAAGCTCCGCAGGCTCAGAATGGAGCCATGTCCAACGGTTCAACCTCTTCCTCTCCAGACTGCCTAGTGTCTGGTGTCAACACTAAGAACACAGGTAAGGATTGTGATTTCTTGAACAAATGTACACAACAAGGAgtaaacaagaaacaagaaaaattaCTTTACCAGACATTTGTACTGAAACATTTGCCTCCAGTTTAGAGGTGGATTGTCTTGAATGTCGTGTAAACgtagaaaagaaaattattatcattattatattagagagttttatttaataatgaaGTCAAATACTTTACTTGATTTCACAAATCATAGCCACTGACCAGTTTGGCGTTTGGATGAAACGGTCTCCTGTCTTTAGtgagcagtgacagcagaggcACGGTGAGCCATGCCCAGCTGGCAGAGATGATGTCACAGCTCCTGAAAGGTCAAGGACACGGACAGGCGTTAAGCTCCGGCCCTGAGCTTCTGCCCATGCTCCAGAGTGTCTGTGGTCAGGTGACGCAGCTGAGGCTGGatgatgctgcagcagcagcagagaaagagaagaagatgagaAATGGCTCATGGTAAGTGGACTTCAGTGAGTCCATCCTGTTAGACAGTGTGTTTCAACAATATTTCACTTTTGATAGAAAAGTTTGTGCTGATAATATTAGTCTGTTTCAGTATcaacttgctgctgctgctcaaagtAACTATAACCAAAATGTATTCAATTCTTCTGGTCAAACTAGTTAATAAGCTCACCCTGACCTCTCACACCCACCTCTTAACATCTTATCCCATCTCACTAAATCAAGAAATACAGTAGCTCCATGTTGATGATCTGTGATCAGATAGATTAGCACCACCTTGTGTCAGAAAGATGCTACTGTTTGGATCCTGTAGACAAACGCTCAGATAACTGAGGCTAAGAAACACGGAGGCaatttataaataaagtattttaaatCAGAAATAATACAGAATAATGATTGCAATTATTACCACTACACCACACTACTACTTCTGCTTCTTAGTACCACTACTAATAGATATAGTATGACTATTATACTGTAATAATCTGTTTTAATGATGACTATAATGATAAAGTGTAGATATTCTCCTGTAATGAAACAATTTCAAAGTGATTGTCGCACATTGTTGCACAGTCACGTTGtaaagggagaaacagagactCGTTTATTGGGATTTTGTGGGACAATAGTTTTGGTTGTCTGATGTCACGTTGTCAGCTGAAAGTTTAGagctgctgaacatcagcagaCGCCCAAACATTTCCCACTGATTCATGGTAGAATATTCACAGATCTCACAGCTGCCTGGCAACACTTGTCACATATCGTGGTGCCTGTTGGGGTGAAATCCCACATTGTTCAGGCCAGATTagacaaaaatggaaataatcactgaggttgtttttcagaaaacattCTGGTAACAACTCTGGTTAGTGAACAATTGGCCAACTCAGCTATATAGAAGGATCGGGGTTGAGCCAGTGGTTGTTAACAGCACAGTGCTGACACAGAGACAATAGAGTTCATTTATCGGCATTGCCAAATGTGTGAATCATTAAAATGTTGGCAAACTGCACCAAATTAAATGGAATAAATTATATCTTTAGCTGACACTGATGCAAAGGCTCAGTATCAGCTGATACCAGTTTCACTTCAgaaattaaacaatgaaaaacgTCTTCTTGAACTGGTGCCACTAACTGCAGCTTGATAAATGAGCCTCTTTGTCAGAGCAGAACAGCACATGTGGGTTGAAAGGGAACATCAGCTGAGTCTGATTCCACATCGAGGAGAGGACAGCAGCTTAGCGGTACGTCTCCACCACAACACATCAGTCAACTTACCACAGGCTTAAAGAGCTTAATACTCTAAATTAGATTCcagaaaaagggaaaagtaATGTCTACTTTGAGAAAATGTTTGGCAGCACAGAATAACATAATTATTAAACATAATTctaatttgtaaaataaatattatgaGTGGTTTTTCATTTAAAGGATTCTGATAACAGCTATAGTACAATGTTAAAGAACTGTTACTGGAGATAATTCtactttttattctttcacCTTTTTTGTGAACTAACTATCCTCATACCTGCCTTGTTTACCATCTTAAAACTGAGCAATTTCAAGGATCAAATATGACTGCAAGAGCAGTGGGATTGGCTCAAGAAAGACCTGAAGGTGGTTTGAAGATTCTTCAACATGAAGAGTAATGTTGTTGGAATCTACTTAGAAACCCCCAAATGCAAAGACATGCAAAAAGACTGGAAatgtttgagaagctggaaaaagaGAGGTTTTGAATTTTCCCTCCAGTTGGTTAGGATGAATCAGACCCACAGTCAGCTGTCTGAGAGTTTCATACAGGAAGTCTGCCTGAGCAGGATGGAAACAACAGGGTTTTTAGGTTAGGAGAAGATTATGGTCAgcattgactgtgtgtgtgtggtttactTTTTGTGTCAGTAAAGTTTATATTTTGGCTTTGGTCTCTGATGTGGCTTCATGTTCATGAATTGGTCACAGCTtacctctctctttccacctAAATACACCGCTCTGCTCTTATTTTAGTGCCTAATACCAACTCACATAGTACAGTTATTCTTGGAATGAAACTCACCCTGAATTCAATTTGCTTTAAACAAATGTCATCTTGTTGTCCCCTCTCTGTACAGGGAGTTGGACTCAGCTATGGAGCGCCGTCTGGAGGAAATGGAGAGGAGGCTGAAGGAGCACGTGGACCGTCGCTTGGACGCTCTGGAGCAGAAGCTGGAGAAGGCCCTGCTGAGCGCCCTGCCACTGGTCGTCCTTAACCAGGGAGGTATGAGCAGTTCAACAGTAGGACCAGCATCCACCGGACCTGCAGAGACCGCCCCAACACCAGCCATGCACTGAGATCAGAACTGCTAAAAGATTAACTTAACATATACCCTGGAGGCCTTACTGCCCCTGGTCTCCCTAAAACCAGACCTTAGTGTCAAAGGGGAGGCAGAGCAGGACGCAGGCACTAACAGAGATGCAGTAATAGATGAAAGGCTGAAATgggaaatgtggaaa comes from Toxotes jaculatrix isolate fToxJac2 chromosome 21, fToxJac2.pri, whole genome shotgun sequence and encodes:
- the asb3 gene encoding ankyrin repeat and SOCS box protein 3 isoform X1; this translates as MDFTECYGGTVSRVAAAARSGSRKRVRRLIRRGFSVDCRDNRGWNALHEAAAAGSTECVQELLSAAGAAGSSHGCRAYVNTLTHEGESACYLAAQRGHLAVVRLLLKAHANIDQLTNDLSCPLYAAVDGGHKEIVELLVSKGAEVNRKHTSSWWTCLHQAVYKGYSEIVRILVNVCNLEALDDHKISPLFVAAQYGQQECLEILVNAGANVNIQAADLATPLLIASQEGHQACVDFLVDHGADPNINCSNDWPQLPIHAAAEFGHIGVLRRLIAVTDCDCGHIDGMVSPLYVAIYSRQSKCVELLLKEGFSPDAQDCTHTLGLRSPLSLALCHTTNKPFSESVRLLVAAGATVTEENWIYALATDKTDLLQLILEHRWIPRPDTLIKDCSVPHHHGKTVLKLQELRELLCVALDQVHFAACWLPLLLKAGLEPSLLLQAHMLEQADSDVLNYLLEFVNWSTLAAPLKHILDQRRVTKTCEPCQDFDSIPCLSHLCRLKVRAVLGPDLLMRTNVVQQLPVPSPLHGFLQFRSIQEVSYRHSSPPPLLNLIQEYHSTHQHRHVI
- the asb3 gene encoding ankyrin repeat and SOCS box protein 3 isoform X2, translating into MDFTECYGGTVSRVAAAARSGSRKRVRRLIRRGFSVDCRDNRGWNALHEAAAAGSTECVQELLSAAGAGSSHGCRAYVNTLTHEGESACYLAAQRGHLAVVRLLLKAHANIDQLTNDLSCPLYAAVDGGHKEIVELLVSKGAEVNRKHTSSWWTCLHQAVYKGYSEIVRILVNVCNLEALDDHKISPLFVAAQYGQQECLEILVNAGANVNIQAADLATPLLIASQEGHQACVDFLVDHGADPNINCSNDWPQLPIHAAAEFGHIGVLRRLIAVTDCDCGHIDGMVSPLYVAIYSRQSKCVELLLKEGFSPDAQDCTHTLGLRSPLSLALCHTTNKPFSESVRLLVAAGATVTEENWIYALATDKTDLLQLILEHRWIPRPDTLIKDCSVPHHHGKTVLKLQELRELLCVALDQVHFAACWLPLLLKAGLEPSLLLQAHMLEQADSDVLNYLLEFVNWSTLAAPLKHILDQRRVTKTCEPCQDFDSIPCLSHLCRLKVRAVLGPDLLMRTNVVQQLPVPSPLHGFLQFRSIQEVSYRHSSPPPLLNLIQEYHSTHQHRHVI
- the c21h10orf88 gene encoding ATPase PAAT isoform X2, whose amino-acid sequence is MVDIAVKSGAAWVCPAQGHHLADILLPVHLSNEDDYEEELGQSGGDEKNRCSPVLLEQTEEGSPCVLTVHCSPSSPAAITRLLVISEARTMELYNQTGEYCGTVRGKRDDNIQPDGEDRGPFYRKQLVLEHPSSACEVKLLSLAGKSSVLVCRVIVGLQPLQPSPVCGPGIDMQQVQCLVEEMGKSLSPGAQNLMDMVQFQQKNQTSSLGGFLPLLMGSGAFSVLARGANVSAAAVSNRTQSAESTPPVDFTSPADEAPQAQNGAMSNGSTSSSPDCLVSGVNTKNTVSSDSRGTVSHAQLAEMMSQLLKGQGHGQALSSGPELLPMLQSVCGQVTQLRLDDAAAAAEKEKKMRNGSWELDSAMERRLEEMERRLKEHVDRRLDALEQKLEKALLSALPLVVLNQGGMSSSTVGPASTGPAETAPTPAMH
- the c21h10orf88 gene encoding ATPase PAAT isoform X1, with protein sequence MVDIAVKSGAAWVCPAQGHHLADILLPVHLSNEDDYEEELGQSGGDEKNRCSPVLLEQTEEGSPCVLTVHCSPSSPAAITRLLVISEARTMELYNQTGEYCGTVRGKRDDNIQPDGEDRGPFYRKQLVLEHPSSACEVKLLSLAGKSSVLVCRVIVGLQPLQPSPVCGPGIDMQQVQCLVEEMGKSLSPGAQNLMDMVQFQQKNQTSSLGGFLPLLMGSGAFSVLARGANVSAAAVSNRTQSAESTVSPPVDFTSPADEAPQAQNGAMSNGSTSSSPDCLVSGVNTKNTVSSDSRGTVSHAQLAEMMSQLLKGQGHGQALSSGPELLPMLQSVCGQVTQLRLDDAAAAAEKEKKMRNGSWELDSAMERRLEEMERRLKEHVDRRLDALEQKLEKALLSALPLVVLNQGGMSSSTVGPASTGPAETAPTPAMH
- the c21h10orf88 gene encoding ATPase PAAT isoform X3; this encodes MVDIAVKSGAAWVCPAQGHHLADILLPVHLSNEDDYEEELGQSGGDEKNRCSPVLLEQTEEGSPCVLTVHCSPSSPAAITRLLVISEARTMELYNQTGEYCGTVRGKRDDNIQPDGEDRGPFYRKQLVLEHPSSACEVKLLSLAGKSSVLVCRVIVGLQPLQPSPVCGPGIDMQQVQCLVEEMGKSLSPGAQNLMDMVQFQQKNQTSSLGGFLPLLMGSGAFSVLARGANVSAAAVSNRTQSAESTVSPPVDFTSPADEAPQAQNGAMSNGSTSSSPDCLVSGVNTKNTVSSDSRGTVSHAQLAEMMSQLLKGQGHGQALSSGPELLPMLQSVCGQVTQLRLDDAAAAAEKEKKMRNGS